A genomic region of Bradyrhizobium sp. CCGB12 contains the following coding sequences:
- a CDS encoding NYN domain-containing protein yields MPSPTNKIALFIDGANLYATAKTLGFDIDYKRLLKEFQSRGTLLRAFYYTAIIEDQEYSSIRPLIDWLDYNGYTVVTKATKEFIDASGRRKVKGNMDIELAVDAMELAEHIDQMVLFSGDGDFRSLVEAVQRRGVQVTVVSTIASQPPMIADELRRQADVFTDLVELQSKLGRDPSERPAPRDREPRGHLPKFLQEPKGNDPPQ; encoded by the coding sequence ATGCCCTCTCCTACCAATAAGATCGCGCTCTTCATCGACGGGGCCAATCTCTACGCGACGGCGAAAACTCTGGGCTTCGACATCGATTACAAGCGCCTGCTGAAGGAGTTTCAGAGCCGCGGGACGTTGTTGCGAGCCTTCTATTACACCGCGATCATCGAGGATCAGGAATATTCCTCGATTCGCCCGTTGATCGACTGGCTGGACTACAACGGCTACACCGTCGTCACCAAGGCGACCAAGGAATTCATCGATGCCTCCGGCCGCCGCAAGGTCAAGGGCAACATGGACATCGAGCTTGCCGTAGACGCCATGGAGCTCGCCGAGCATATCGACCAGATGGTGCTCTTCTCGGGCGACGGCGATTTCCGCTCGCTGGTCGAGGCCGTCCAGCGCCGCGGCGTGCAGGTCACCGTGGTCTCCACCATCGCCAGCCAGCCGCCGATGATCGCCGACGAGCTGCGCCGCCAGGCTGACGTCTTCACCGATCTCGTCGAGCTGCAATCCAAGCTCGGCCGCGACCCGTCCGAACGCCCTGCCCCCCGTGATCGCGAACCGCGAGGCCATCTGCCGAAGTTTTTACAAGAGCCGAAAGGAAATGACCCACCGCAGTGA
- a CDS encoding DUF2188 domain-containing protein, which translates to MAKRQVFHSVPSKEGWAFKHKGEVVSNHRTQKAAESAAILAGHKAEGQGGLGQAVLHKSDGTIRKERTYGADPRSTKG; encoded by the coding sequence ATGGCCAAACGACAAGTCTTTCACTCCGTTCCTTCGAAGGAAGGCTGGGCCTTCAAACACAAGGGTGAAGTGGTTTCGAACCATCGAACTCAAAAGGCGGCCGAGAGTGCCGCCATCCTCGCGGGCCACAAAGCCGAAGGGCAAGGAGGACTTGGACAAGCAGTATTGCACAAGTCCGATGGTACTATCCGGAAGGAGCGAACGTACGGCGCCGATCCCCGAAGCACGAAAGGATAG
- a CDS encoding sensor histidine kinase — MEDFYRRSDKNDSALQRLIESNVFNQLANAMEVATTERADLARRLVEAREQERRHLARVLRDELAQSLSAMSATAASIKITASTDCPSFVPEAQALTETAGCIMKALRSTVQELRLQEIDDIGLLTSLGGLIGDHNLRGSGKTHFLLEAHGDVNGLPLSVTSHIFHIS, encoded by the coding sequence GTGGAGGACTTCTATCGTCGATCAGACAAAAACGACAGCGCGTTACAACGATTAATTGAGAGCAACGTCTTCAACCAGTTGGCGAACGCCATGGAAGTCGCAACCACCGAGCGTGCCGACCTTGCGCGGCGTCTGGTTGAAGCTCGGGAGCAGGAAAGGCGTCACCTCGCACGCGTGCTTCGTGACGAGCTGGCCCAGAGCCTCAGTGCCATGAGTGCGACAGCTGCTTCGATCAAGATCACCGCCTCGACTGATTGTCCCTCTTTTGTTCCCGAAGCTCAGGCCCTTACGGAAACTGCGGGCTGTATCATGAAGGCGCTACGCAGTACCGTGCAGGAATTGAGACTGCAGGAGATCGACGATATCGGCCTGCTCACGAGCCTTGGGGGACTAATCGGCGATCATAATCTCCGCGGCTCCGGGAAGACCCACTTCCTGCTCGAGGCGCACGGCGACGTGAACGGGCTACCCCTGTCGGTTACCAGTCACATCTTTCATATCAGTTAG
- a CDS encoding ATP-binding protein: MTNAAKHAQAAIVRAVVRIDLASRSGAGLVEATVEDDGAGLAREIRGELGFGLGLIGIRERTLALGGEMSVVPRPKKASSSAPAFP, from the coding sequence CTGACAAACGCTGCCAAACATGCGCAGGCGGCCATCGTGCGTGCCGTGGTGCGTATCGACCTTGCGTCAAGGTCTGGCGCCGGCTTGGTGGAGGCGACCGTTGAGGACGATGGTGCGGGATTGGCGCGCGAGATCAGGGGCGAGCTTGGTTTCGGCCTCGGGCTGATCGGGATTCGCGAGAGAACGCTCGCGTTGGGTGGGGAGATGAGCGTTGTGCCGAGGCCGAAAAAGGCCTCATCCTCAGCGCCAGCATTCCCGTGA
- a CDS encoding response regulator transcription factor, translating to MRPRNISVMLVDDHAVVREGYHRLLEKHEGITVVAEAADAAGAYQAYKSNNPDVVVMDVSLPGRGGIDAIRQIRQWDPTARLLVFTMHLSATFALQAFRAGAKGFVTKSSPPELLVSAVCDVAAGRVAICPEVSDAIARSRLQDDASIIDTLSPREFEILRMLLDGRSSEEIAAAFNLSPKTVSNYHYAIKSKLGVSSDVELVLFGLRSSLLTLGKERKH from the coding sequence ATGAGGCCACGAAATATCAGCGTCATGCTTGTCGATGACCACGCAGTTGTGCGTGAGGGATACCATCGGCTTCTTGAAAAACATGAAGGCATTACTGTCGTCGCCGAGGCAGCCGACGCGGCCGGCGCCTATCAAGCGTACAAGAGCAACAATCCCGATGTTGTGGTGATGGACGTTTCATTGCCGGGTCGCGGCGGCATAGATGCCATTCGACAGATACGTCAGTGGGATCCAACCGCGCGCCTGCTGGTTTTCACCATGCACTTGAGCGCGACATTCGCTCTCCAGGCCTTCCGGGCGGGTGCAAAGGGCTTTGTCACCAAAAGTAGCCCGCCCGAATTGCTCGTTAGTGCGGTGTGCGACGTCGCTGCCGGCCGGGTTGCAATTTGCCCCGAGGTCAGTGACGCCATCGCAAGGAGCCGACTACAGGACGATGCAAGTATCATTGATACTCTTTCCCCTCGTGAATTCGAGATACTGCGAATGTTACTTGATGGCCGGTCTTCCGAAGAGATAGCCGCCGCATTCAATCTCAGCCCAAAGACGGTCTCGAACTATCACTACGCCATCAAATCGAAGCTCGGCGTTTCATCCGACGTTGAGCTCGTGCTTTTTGGCCTGCGAAGCAGCTTACTAACGCTAGGGAAAGAGCGAAAGCACTAG
- a CDS encoding AI-2E family transporter — MSDPVKRGASSKRPLERKEGSSKELERKPLPLDAAARLKGRVVLALVLVALALWTAAGFLPSLIWATILAVSLWPLYIKFAMRFASGSSGLAAFIFTTIVALVLFTPMALAVYQIAQQGDVLVSWLKRARESGIEVPDWIARVPIAAESLQHWWRANLSDPEAATAWLQSINADNASDLFRTFGGQLIHRLFFLLFSLFALFVLLRNGRAVANRVLQTCDRLLGEPGEGLIERMVDAIRGTVNGTVLVAVGEGLLIGVGYLVAEVPNAVMFTVLTTAFAMLPFGAWLAFTAAALVLVTDGGSGLAAAGVFFWGAIVMLTGDHLVWPILVGGSARLPFLLAFVGIFGGLAAFGLIGLFLGPVIMAALLTVWREWVFRPVVNEKTS; from the coding sequence ATGTCCGATCCAGTAAAGCGAGGCGCGTCAAGCAAGCGTCCACTCGAGCGAAAAGAGGGTTCGTCAAAAGAGTTAGAGAGAAAACCGCTGCCTTTGGACGCTGCCGCGCGACTGAAGGGCAGAGTCGTGCTTGCCCTGGTGCTAGTCGCGCTTGCATTATGGACCGCTGCTGGCTTTCTGCCATCGCTGATTTGGGCGACCATTCTTGCCGTGTCGCTATGGCCGCTCTACATCAAGTTTGCGATGCGCTTTGCATCAGGCTCCTCTGGCCTGGCCGCGTTCATCTTTACCACCATCGTGGCACTCGTGCTGTTTACGCCGATGGCGCTTGCCGTCTACCAGATCGCACAGCAGGGTGACGTCCTCGTCAGCTGGTTGAAAAGGGCGCGCGAGAGCGGGATTGAAGTGCCCGACTGGATTGCCCGAGTGCCGATTGCGGCCGAAAGTCTGCAGCACTGGTGGCGCGCTAACCTTTCAGATCCAGAAGCTGCGACCGCTTGGCTACAAAGCATCAATGCGGACAATGCTTCCGATCTTTTTAGAACCTTTGGCGGGCAGCTAATTCACCGGCTATTTTTCCTCCTGTTTTCGCTTTTTGCTCTATTCGTCCTGCTCCGCAATGGTCGCGCGGTTGCCAATCGCGTCTTACAAACTTGCGACCGACTTCTCGGAGAACCCGGGGAGGGTCTAATCGAAAGGATGGTCGATGCCATCCGCGGAACGGTGAACGGCACGGTGTTGGTTGCTGTGGGTGAGGGACTTTTGATTGGGGTCGGCTATCTCGTCGCGGAAGTTCCGAATGCAGTGATGTTCACGGTTCTGACAACGGCATTTGCAATGCTCCCGTTTGGCGCTTGGCTGGCCTTTACCGCCGCTGCCCTGGTCCTGGTCACCGACGGCGGCAGTGGATTAGCAGCCGCAGGCGTATTCTTTTGGGGCGCGATCGTTATGCTAACGGGAGATCATCTTGTGTGGCCGATCTTAGTAGGCGGCTCAGCGCGGCTCCCATTTCTTCTTGCCTTTGTCGGCATTTTTGGAGGACTTGCTGCCTTCGGACTTATCGGTTTGTTTTTGGGGCCGGTCATCATGGCGGCATTGTTGACTGTGTGGCGCGAATGGGTATTTCGACCCGTTGTCAACGAGAAGACCAGCTGA
- a CDS encoding phosphotransferase enzyme family protein codes for MGWEALGQWGEDVARVEPLAGGVANDVWSVRVQGYLAVARLGARSDADLLWETELLKQLDRGGLTVPVPIPTTDGRLFADGLVVMTYVEGGPPETEADWRRVADMLRRLHRLTAGWPQRPGWRSSTDLLHTETGTRINLGAMPPEGVARCRAAWARLVGRQTCVVHGDPNPRNIRMTADRVGLIDWDESHVDVPDLDLVLPHNAAGLDGGAHDIAAQASAAWEAAICWDDAFAIKRLAQVRAV; via the coding sequence ATGGGATGGGAGGCACTCGGGCAGTGGGGTGAAGACGTAGCTCGCGTCGAGCCACTGGCCGGCGGGGTCGCCAACGATGTGTGGAGCGTGCGCGTTCAAGGGTACCTCGCCGTCGCTCGTCTCGGTGCGAGGAGCGATGCTGATCTCCTGTGGGAGACCGAGCTCCTCAAACAGCTCGACCGTGGAGGTCTGACCGTGCCGGTGCCGATCCCGACGACTGACGGCCGGCTGTTCGCGGACGGTCTGGTGGTGATGACATACGTGGAGGGCGGACCGCCAGAGACGGAGGCCGACTGGCGTCGCGTGGCCGACATGCTCCGCCGGCTGCATCGGTTGACAGCGGGGTGGCCGCAGCGTCCGGGCTGGCGATCGTCGACTGACCTCCTGCACACCGAAACTGGGACGAGGATCAACCTCGGCGCGATGCCACCTGAGGGCGTTGCTCGATGCCGAGCCGCGTGGGCGCGGCTCGTCGGACGCCAGACCTGCGTCGTCCACGGCGACCCCAACCCGCGCAACATCCGCATGACCGCAGATCGGGTCGGGCTGATCGACTGGGACGAGTCGCATGTTGACGTCCCCGATCTCGACCTGGTGCTGCCCCACAACGCCGCCGGTCTCGATGGCGGCGCGCACGACATCGCCGCGCAAGCGTCGGCCGCATGGGAAGCCGCCATCTGCTGGGACGACGCGTTCGCGATCAAGCGGCTTGCCCAAGTTCGAGCGGTCTGA
- a CDS encoding ferritin-like domain-containing protein: MAQTARDIFVVGLRNAHAMETQARELMERQSERLDDYPEVKAKVAAHLEETNAQLRRLEQCLDACGESSSALKDTTQSIAANAMAMAHSMAGDEILKNTFANNAFEHFEIAAYKSLLALCSAAGMESSRALLKASLEEEERMAAWIDTNVEKVTMEYVEHERQAA; encoded by the coding sequence ATGGCACAGACGGCGCGAGACATTTTTGTGGTGGGATTGAGGAACGCCCACGCGATGGAAACGCAGGCGCGCGAGCTCATGGAGCGGCAGTCGGAACGGCTGGACGACTACCCCGAGGTGAAGGCGAAGGTCGCCGCTCATCTTGAGGAGACGAACGCCCAGTTGCGGCGGCTTGAGCAATGCCTCGACGCTTGTGGCGAGAGTTCGTCTGCCCTCAAGGATACGACGCAGTCGATCGCAGCGAATGCGATGGCGATGGCACATTCCATGGCGGGCGACGAAATTCTAAAGAACACCTTCGCGAACAATGCCTTCGAACATTTCGAAATCGCTGCCTACAAGTCGCTCCTGGCGCTCTGCTCGGCTGCTGGAATGGAATCATCGCGTGCCCTGTTGAAGGCTTCGCTGGAGGAGGAGGAGCGCATGGCCGCATGGATCGACACGAACGTCGAGAAAGTGACCATGGAATATGTTGAGCACGAACGGCAGGCAGCCTAG
- a CDS encoding ABC transporter substrate-binding protein, which translates to MRRREFIAALGSTLLLPSAHAQQVRTIGLLGSGSEAAQRDWTVAFVQRIAQLGWAEGRNLKIEYRWAEGRTELFGKLAAELVTLKVDLILTHNTVPTLAVKQATSRIPIVFATAGDPVGSGIVASLARPGGNVTGLSGQAPDTAGKRIELLRELMPRLERLGILTEPGNPFAALDVKEVQGAAHTFNIQTHIVELRASDKVDVALNSLIGRVQALYIAPIPHFFANRAEIGTTSLAARIPTMYVIREYVQAGGLVSYGPNWTSMWRRAAELVAKVLNGINPGDIPIEQPTQFDLVVNSRTAKALGLTVPPALYARADEVIE; encoded by the coding sequence ATGAGACGAAGAGAGTTCATTGCGGCCCTCGGCAGCACACTGCTCTTGCCTTCCGCCCACGCGCAACAGGTCCGCACGATTGGATTGTTGGGATCCGGCAGCGAAGCTGCGCAGCGGGACTGGACCGTAGCATTCGTGCAGCGGATCGCACAGCTCGGTTGGGCTGAGGGGCGCAATCTAAAGATTGAGTACCGTTGGGCGGAAGGTCGCACCGAGCTGTTCGGCAAGCTTGCGGCCGAGCTTGTCACATTGAAGGTTGATCTCATTCTTACGCACAATACCGTGCCGACATTGGCCGTGAAGCAGGCAACATCAAGAATCCCGATTGTCTTTGCCACGGCAGGCGATCCGGTTGGTTCTGGTATTGTGGCAAGTTTAGCTCGTCCGGGGGGCAATGTGACCGGCCTTTCAGGGCAGGCCCCGGATACGGCAGGAAAACGCATCGAATTGCTCCGCGAACTGATGCCGAGACTGGAACGATTAGGAATATTGACGGAGCCCGGAAATCCGTTCGCCGCCCTCGACGTCAAGGAGGTTCAGGGCGCAGCACATACCTTCAACATACAGACTCACATCGTCGAGTTGAGAGCAAGCGATAAGGTTGACGTCGCGCTCAACTCGCTGATAGGCCGCGTCCAGGCGCTTTACATTGCGCCGATTCCGCATTTTTTCGCCAACCGCGCTGAGATAGGAACAACGTCATTGGCTGCGCGAATCCCGACTATGTACGTTATTCGCGAGTACGTTCAGGCAGGCGGTCTCGTCTCGTATGGCCCGAACTGGACTAGCATGTGGCGTCGCGCCGCTGAACTGGTCGCCAAAGTCTTGAACGGCATCAATCCCGGAGACATCCCCATTGAGCAGCCAACGCAGTTCGACTTGGTGGTCAACTCGCGCACCGCCAAAGCTCTTGGGCTTACGGTGCCGCCGGCCTTGTATGCCCGCGCAGACGAGGTGATCGAATGA